The Ranitomeya imitator isolate aRanImi1 chromosome 3, aRanImi1.pri, whole genome shotgun sequence genome has a window encoding:
- the LOC138673085 gene encoding uncharacterized protein yields the protein MTNLPFLASNTCEVTLFCCSFAIYRYPEKCISFCRLPIIAFDRLLTILAPHLTLQDTVMRKSISAEERLLITLRFLATGESYTSLHLQFRVGKSTISNIVRCTCTVIWQKLQPMVMPSPTEETWLQVAAGFQSVANFPNCIGAVDGKHVRVQQPPRSGSRFFNYKKYFLVVLMAVADAHYKFVAIDVGAYGSTGDSRVLRTSQIGMQILRDGGTLPAPRPLPGSTHPVPFVMVSDEAFPLTTTLLRPYPRRGLDARRRIFNYRLSRARRYVECTFGIMTSQWRIFHTAIQLDTDTVDAVIKACCVLHNYAREYNTDVDVEYQQPVFNPVVNGGLGRPSNSGVRVRESFTDYFMSPEGAVHWQYSCAGVEQPDQQRRMHLH from the exons atgactaatttaccttttttggctagcaatacttgtgaagtaacccttttttgttGTTCTTTTGCAATTTACAGATATCCTGAAAAATGTATATCGTTTTGTCGGTTACCAATTATTGCCTTTGACAGACTGCttaccatcctggcaccccatttgacactgcaagacacggtgatgaggaagtccatctctgctgaagaaaggctgctcatcaccttgcg atttttggccacaggagagagctatacatccctgcacctccaatttagagttggtaaatctaccatctctaacattgtgaggtgtacatgtaccgtcatctggcagaagttgcagcccatggtgatgccttccccaaccgaggagacttggctgcaggttgcagcaggctttcagtctgtggccaatttcccaaactgcataggtgcagtcgatggtaaacatgttcgggttcagcagccaccacgatcaggatcacgcttctttaattataagaagtattttttagtggtcctgatggcggtggctgatgcccattacaaatttgttgccattgacgttggtgcctatggtagtactggggattctcgggtgttgcgaacgtcacagattgggatgcaaattcttcgagatggcggcacgctcccagccccacgacctttgccgggttccacacatccagtgcccttcgtgatggtatcggatgaggcgtttcccttaacgacaaccctgctgcgcccatacccacgaaggggactggatgcccgacgtaggatttttaattatcggctgagtcgtgcacgcagatatgtggaatgcacctttgggatcatgactagtcagtggaggatctttcacactgccattcagttggacacagacaccgttgatgctgtgataaaggcttgctgtgtactccacaactatgctcgtgagtacaacactgacgttgatgtggagtaccagcagccagtatttaatccagtggtcaacgggggtctgggtaggccgtccaactctggtgtgcgtgtgagagaatccttcactgactactttatgagtcctgaaggtgccgtgcactggcaatactcctgtgctggtgttgagcagcctgaccagcagagaaggatgcatctacactga